One Phosphitispora fastidiosa DNA window includes the following coding sequences:
- a CDS encoding DUF1292 domain-containing protein, which produces MSEETEVLMLTDEEGNEHEFSVIDLIELDGSEYAILLPVEESDDDEGGEAIILRIDKDDEGNEILVDIEDDEEWEKVADTWASMVEEEEA; this is translated from the coding sequence ATGTCTGAAGAAACAGAAGTTCTTATGCTGACAGATGAAGAAGGAAATGAGCACGAATTTTCAGTTATTGACCTTATTGAATTGGATGGTTCTGAATACGCGATTCTGCTGCCAGTGGAAGAAAGTGACGATGACGAGGGCGGCGAAGCCATAATTCTCAGAATTGACAAAGACGATGAAGGCAATGAAATTCTCGTGGATATTGAAGATGATGAAGAATGGGAAAAGGTCGCCGATACCTGGGCATCAATGGTTGAAGAGGAGGAAGCATAA
- a CDS encoding aldo/keto reductase: MEYRELGQTGIRVSRLCFGVLTVGPLQADLPVDNGAQVIRHALENGVSFLDTAQYYRTYPYIKEALQGYSGEVVLTSKSYAYTRKMMQDAVEEARQETGRDMIDIFLLHEQESALTIKGHWEAYEYLLECKQKGIIRAAGISTHMVAAVRAACEIPEVDVIHPLYNYRGVGITDGDVNEMGQAIAEAVSRGKGIYSMKALGGGNLLGESREAFDFVLGNKDLHSIAVGMKTLEEVEMNVLIFSGREVPDSIRDRVRSVPRKLHIESWCTGCGKCAARCTAEAIRIENGKAVADSGRCRLCGYCGPVCEEFCIKII; this comes from the coding sequence ATGGAATACAGGGAACTTGGGCAAACCGGTATCAGGGTGTCAAGGCTTTGTTTTGGAGTTCTCACAGTGGGTCCTCTTCAGGCTGACCTTCCGGTTGATAATGGGGCGCAAGTCATCAGGCATGCATTGGAGAACGGGGTCAGTTTTTTGGATACGGCACAGTACTATAGGACTTACCCATATATAAAAGAGGCTTTGCAGGGCTATTCCGGGGAAGTGGTCCTGACTTCCAAGTCCTATGCCTATACCAGGAAAATGATGCAGGACGCTGTTGAAGAGGCTCGCCAAGAAACCGGACGGGATATGATAGACATTTTCCTGCTGCATGAACAGGAGTCTGCATTGACAATTAAGGGTCACTGGGAGGCCTATGAATACCTTCTCGAATGCAAACAGAAAGGCATCATTAGGGCAGCCGGCATCTCCACACATATGGTTGCAGCAGTCCGGGCTGCCTGTGAGATACCGGAAGTTGATGTGATCCACCCTTTGTACAATTACAGAGGTGTAGGGATCACTGACGGTGATGTCAATGAAATGGGGCAGGCTATTGCTGAAGCCGTTTCCCGCGGTAAGGGTATCTACAGTATGAAAGCTTTAGGGGGAGGTAACCTGCTGGGAGAGTCCCGGGAGGCGTTTGACTTCGTCCTTGGCAATAAGGATCTGCATTCGATTGCGGTGGGAATGAAGACACTGGAAGAAGTCGAAATGAATGTCCTGATTTTCAGCGGCAGGGAAGTCCCTGATTCAATAAGGGACCGGGTGAGGTCTGTTCCCCGGAAGCTGCATATTGAATCATGGTGTACGGGATGCGGCAAATGTGCAGCACGGTGCACTGCTGAAGCAATTCGGATTGAGAACGGGAAGGCTGTGGCAGATTCTGGCCGCTGCCGGCTCTGTGGATATTGTGGTCCGGTATGTGAAGAGTTTTGTATTAAGATTATCTAG
- the mltG gene encoding endolytic transglycosylase MltG, producing the protein METGIPAVRKGTGMGRKIIMGLIILGLLLSAGLLLAYYQFNELLQPPAASGIVSEQTVVVPQGASTVGIANILKEQGLIRSSGAFRAYTAYRGLDSSLKAGEFSLNTGMNVPEIVARLVQGETVTLSFTIPEGYNITQIADRLAEMKIIDRDKFLELAATEDFDHDFLQGIPKGPDRLEGYLFPDTYKITRETTEREIIAMMLGRFAREITPEFEAGAADIGLTVHEAVILASIIEREAQKDEERPKVSAVFLNRLKKGWRLESCATVQYALGEQKARLLNKDLEIDSPYNTYRNAGLPPGPVASPGSASLKAAVNPADVDFMFFVVSEDGQHVFSRTLNEHNRNKARYIGGL; encoded by the coding sequence TTGGAAACAGGTATTCCTGCGGTCAGGAAAGGGACAGGCATGGGGCGCAAGATAATTATGGGTCTGATAATATTGGGGTTACTGCTATCTGCAGGACTACTATTGGCTTATTACCAATTTAATGAACTGCTGCAGCCTCCTGCAGCCTCCGGTATTGTGTCTGAACAGACTGTGGTTGTCCCTCAGGGTGCCAGTACCGTGGGTATAGCAAATATTCTCAAGGAACAGGGATTAATCAGGAGCAGCGGCGCTTTCAGGGCTTATACCGCTTACCGCGGACTGGACAGCAGTCTTAAGGCCGGAGAATTCAGCCTGAACACAGGGATGAACGTTCCGGAGATTGTAGCCCGGCTGGTTCAGGGTGAGACTGTTACATTATCCTTCACTATTCCGGAGGGCTACAATATTACCCAAATTGCGGACAGGCTGGCTGAGATGAAAATCATTGACCGGGACAAGTTCCTGGAGCTCGCGGCAACAGAGGATTTTGACCATGACTTCCTGCAGGGAATTCCCAAAGGACCGGACAGGCTGGAGGGATATCTTTTCCCTGATACTTATAAGATTACCAGGGAAACAACGGAAAGAGAAATCATCGCCATGATGTTGGGCCGTTTTGCCAGGGAAATCACTCCTGAGTTTGAGGCGGGAGCTGCTGATATCGGTCTGACGGTTCATGAGGCGGTTATATTGGCATCAATTATTGAACGTGAGGCTCAAAAAGATGAGGAAAGGCCTAAAGTTTCGGCCGTCTTTCTGAACAGGCTGAAAAAGGGCTGGAGACTGGAATCCTGTGCAACTGTGCAGTATGCGCTTGGCGAACAGAAGGCGCGGTTGTTGAATAAGGATCTGGAGATTGACTCACCCTATAACACATACAGAAACGCAGGTCTTCCGCCGGGGCCGGTGGCTTCTCCGGGAAGCGCTTCCCTTAAGGCGGCGGTCAATCCGGCTGATGTGGATTTTATGTTTTTTGTTGTTTCTGAGGATGGCCAACATGTCTTCAGCAGGACCTTAAATGAACACAACCGGAACAAGGCCCGTTATATTGGAGGGCTGTAA
- a CDS encoding DUF4911 domain-containing protein, with translation MDKLQIKIRMEPKDIFFLDSIIEAYDGLAIVSTGNPGTGEVIVHVTPDTYEDVMDILRNLPRPVSIHV, from the coding sequence GTGGATAAGCTGCAGATTAAGATTAGAATGGAACCAAAAGACATATTTTTTCTGGATAGTATAATTGAGGCGTATGATGGGCTGGCTATTGTCAGTACCGGAAACCCGGGGACAGGGGAGGTTATTGTCCACGTGACCCCGGATACTTATGAAGATGTAATGGATATCCTGCGGAACCTCCCCAGGCCGGTAAGTATACATGTCTAG
- a CDS encoding peptidase U32 family protein — MRKPELLAPAGDLEKLVMAIRYGADAVYIGGREFGLRAAAGNFSPEEMGRGIKYAHDQGAKVYVTVNIFAHNRHLEHLPGYLAELAELGADAVLVSDPGVFAAAREAVPNLPVHISTQANTTNWAAVKFWADHGAERIVLARELSLVEIMEIKERVNIELETFVHGAMCISYSGRCLLSSLMTGRSANLGECAQPCRWKYALVEEKRPGQYFPVEEDSLGSYVFNSMDLCMIEHIPELIEAGVNSFKIEGRMKSVHYVATVVGAYRKAIDTYFADPGAYTFDPRWLEEIRKVSHREYTTGFFFGRENLRGENTDTSKYRRDYDFVGIVREYMAEKGIAVIEQRNRFETGDMLEITGPETGVFYQKVKQLADAEGNTIDSAPHPQQIVIMPVANPVKPLDMLRREKAGNQS, encoded by the coding sequence TTGAGGAAACCTGAGCTTCTGGCGCCTGCCGGTGATCTGGAAAAACTGGTAATGGCGATCCGGTACGGGGCGGATGCGGTTTATATCGGAGGCAGGGAATTTGGCCTGAGGGCTGCCGCCGGCAACTTCAGCCCCGAGGAAATGGGCAGGGGAATTAAATATGCCCATGACCAAGGTGCCAAGGTCTATGTTACCGTTAATATTTTTGCCCATAACCGCCATCTTGAGCATCTGCCGGGATACCTGGCAGAGCTGGCGGAACTGGGCGCTGATGCAGTGCTGGTCTCTGACCCGGGGGTATTTGCTGCTGCCAGGGAGGCGGTTCCCAACCTTCCGGTACATATCAGTACTCAGGCTAATACCACCAACTGGGCAGCTGTGAAGTTCTGGGCGGATCATGGGGCTGAGCGTATAGTCCTGGCCAGGGAATTATCCCTGGTGGAGATAATGGAAATAAAGGAAAGAGTCAATATTGAACTTGAAACCTTTGTACATGGCGCGATGTGCATATCCTATTCGGGCAGATGCCTGCTGAGCAGCTTGATGACTGGGCGTTCGGCCAATCTTGGTGAATGTGCCCAGCCCTGCAGGTGGAAATATGCGCTGGTAGAGGAAAAAAGGCCTGGGCAGTATTTCCCGGTTGAAGAAGACAGCCTGGGGTCTTATGTGTTTAATTCCATGGACCTGTGCATGATAGAGCATATCCCTGAGTTGATAGAGGCAGGAGTCAACAGCTTCAAGATTGAGGGCCGGATGAAAAGCGTTCACTATGTGGCTACTGTTGTCGGAGCTTACCGGAAGGCCATTGATACATATTTTGCCGACCCCGGGGCCTATACCTTTGATCCCCGGTGGCTGGAGGAGATTCGGAAGGTCAGCCACAGGGAGTATACCACGGGGTTTTTCTTTGGCCGGGAGAATCTGCGCGGTGAAAATACGGATACCTCCAAGTACCGCAGAGACTACGATTTTGTTGGTATCGTCAGGGAATATATGGCGGAAAAAGGAATAGCCGTGATCGAACAGCGCAACAGGTTTGAGACCGGAGATATGCTGGAAATAACAGGTCCGGAAACAGGCGTGTTTTATCAAAAGGTGAAACAGCTGGCTGATGCTGAGGGCAACACTATTGACAGTGCGCCACACCCGCAGCAGATAGTTATCATGCCTGTAGCTAATCCGGTAAAACCGCTGGATATGCTGCGCCGGGAAAAGGCCGGAAATCAGAGCTGA
- the ruvX gene encoding Holliday junction resolvase RuvX encodes MRLMGLDVGTKTIGVALSDPLGFTAQGFEVIRRRGEERDLARLRDIIAEKEVDRIVVGLPRNMNGTMGPQSEVVREFASLLEESFKLPVALWDERLSTVAAEKMLISADVSRSKRKLVIDKMAAVMILQGYMDRNIKYNEGENG; translated from the coding sequence TTGAGATTAATGGGTTTGGATGTCGGGACGAAAACTATCGGTGTTGCTCTGAGTGATCCACTGGGGTTTACCGCGCAGGGATTTGAAGTTATCAGGCGCAGGGGAGAAGAAAGGGATCTGGCCCGCTTGAGGGATATTATCGCTGAAAAGGAAGTAGACAGAATTGTGGTGGGGCTGCCCAGGAATATGAATGGCACTATGGGACCGCAGTCCGAGGTTGTCCGGGAATTTGCATCACTGCTGGAAGAGAGCTTTAAGCTTCCTGTCGCCTTATGGGATGAAAGATTATCCACCGTGGCAGCGGAAAAAATGTTGATAAGCGCTGATGTGAGCAGGTCCAAAAGAAAACTGGTGATTGACAAAATGGCGGCGGTTATGATTTTACAGGGTTACATGGATAGGAATATTAAGTATAATGAAGGGGAAAACGGATAA
- a CDS encoding O-methyltransferase: MVSIINPQIEEYIRGLAPERPDYMLEMERYAEENYVSIIPPEVAQFLTTLIHLSQAREVLEIGTAIAYSTIWLAWAAAPRGGHITTIEINERRAAAAVENIRQAGLEDKITLLKGHAVDIVPHLKDEYDFIFIDAAKGQYGWFFEELYPRLKPGGLLVSDNVLAEGAVVVPEEELRHRQKTAVRRLRDYLRMITSHPGLETTIIPFGDGLAVSLKK; this comes from the coding sequence ATGGTCAGTATAATAAACCCGCAAATTGAAGAATATATCAGGGGACTGGCGCCTGAGAGACCGGATTACATGCTGGAAATGGAGAGGTATGCTGAGGAAAACTATGTTTCTATCATTCCTCCTGAGGTTGCCCAGTTTCTTACCACTCTGATTCACCTGAGTCAGGCCCGGGAAGTTCTCGAAATCGGCACCGCTATTGCGTATTCCACCATCTGGCTGGCTTGGGCGGCAGCCCCGCGTGGGGGGCATATTACTACTATTGAGATTAATGAGCGGCGGGCGGCGGCGGCGGTCGAAAATATTCGTCAGGCCGGATTGGAGGATAAGATTACCCTCCTTAAAGGACATGCGGTAGATATTGTGCCTCATTTAAAGGATGAGTATGACTTTATCTTTATAGATGCGGCGAAGGGGCAGTACGGCTGGTTTTTTGAGGAACTGTATCCGAGATTAAAACCGGGAGGCCTCCTGGTTTCTGATAATGTGCTGGCTGAAGGAGCTGTGGTGGTTCCTGAGGAGGAACTGCGGCACCGCCAGAAAACGGCTGTGCGCCGGCTCAGGGATTACCTGAGGATGATTACATCTCATCCAGGGCTGGAGACGACCATTATCCCTTTTGGGGACGGTCTCGCGGTCAGTCTGAAGAAATAA
- a CDS encoding VanW family protein, translating to MTRNVKIVLLIIAALLISVVVSFISFIELTGRSDRIFPGVSLKEVNLGELTQNQAAQVLEDYIGSLQDMYINVSFSGGSGRMRVADTGLQVDTDKIVQAAWAVGRTGSYLQQWQERKAVAQNGREIPLEVNFSPDKVRNILNDITREVRVPPKDARLVITPQEIVEIVEGVNGTEIDFEEAFSQLAPIFRDDREPAITVSFVEVNPSETTEEVINLRINGLLAQFTTRFNAENTNRSENVRVAAMALNGRMIKQGEFFSFNDVVGPRSQEAGYKNAKIILNNEFIDGLGGGVCQVSSTLYNVLLRAGINVTERHNHSLVVTYVPMGQDAAVAFGAKDLKFTNNLPCAVIIKASMTRDTVTLKLFGDSSLKKNIRIVNSTIKEYPFKIVYKNDATLPKGQQTVASNGQNGYRVVSKMLVYEGGALVESKQLPSSYYKPLDQVVNVGVKPVQAAPGTGVPSGGGTRPPGDANPPGPAGPPEETTAPGGITPPAENNPPEETSPPEETNPPEDSPEQAEDTFERPVTIPPRP from the coding sequence ATGACCAGAAATGTAAAAATTGTTCTCCTGATTATTGCGGCGCTGTTAATTTCTGTGGTGGTTTCCTTTATTTCATTTATTGAACTGACCGGGAGAAGTGACCGGATTTTTCCTGGAGTCTCCCTTAAGGAGGTCAATTTGGGAGAACTGACCCAAAATCAGGCGGCTCAGGTGCTTGAAGATTATATCGGCTCACTGCAGGACATGTATATAAATGTGAGCTTTAGTGGAGGCAGCGGCAGGATGAGGGTAGCAGACACCGGGCTGCAGGTTGACACAGATAAAATAGTTCAGGCAGCCTGGGCGGTGGGCCGGACCGGAAGCTACCTGCAGCAGTGGCAGGAACGTAAGGCTGTTGCGCAAAACGGCAGGGAGATTCCTTTGGAAGTCAATTTTTCGCCGGATAAGGTCAGGAATATACTTAATGATATCACCAGGGAGGTCAGAGTGCCTCCCAAGGATGCCAGGCTGGTCATAACGCCACAGGAGATTGTTGAGATAGTTGAAGGCGTCAATGGTACCGAAATTGATTTTGAAGAAGCTTTCAGCCAGTTAGCGCCTATTTTTCGGGATGACCGTGAGCCGGCGATAACTGTCAGCTTTGTAGAAGTTAATCCGTCAGAGACTACTGAGGAGGTAATAAACCTACGGATAAACGGCCTGCTGGCTCAGTTTACCACCCGTTTTAACGCTGAGAATACCAATAGGTCTGAAAATGTCAGGGTAGCTGCCATGGCTCTCAACGGAAGAATGATTAAACAGGGGGAGTTTTTTTCATTTAACGATGTCGTTGGACCGAGAAGCCAGGAAGCGGGCTATAAAAACGCCAAGATTATCCTGAATAATGAATTTATAGACGGCCTTGGCGGGGGAGTCTGCCAGGTTTCCTCCACGCTGTATAATGTCCTGCTCCGCGCCGGAATCAATGTTACCGAAAGGCATAACCACTCACTGGTTGTCACTTATGTTCCGATGGGCCAGGATGCAGCAGTTGCCTTTGGAGCTAAAGACCTGAAGTTTACCAATAACCTGCCATGTGCCGTAATCATTAAGGCATCAATGACAAGGGACACGGTAACCTTGAAGCTTTTTGGGGATAGTTCGCTGAAAAAGAACATCAGGATTGTAAATAGCACAATTAAAGAATACCCCTTCAAAATTGTATATAAGAATGACGCGACTCTGCCGAAAGGGCAGCAGACTGTTGCTAGTAACGGTCAAAACGGTTACCGGGTTGTTTCAAAAATGCTGGTATATGAGGGGGGGGCGCTGGTGGAATCAAAACAGCTGCCTTCCAGCTACTATAAGCCTTTGGACCAGGTCGTCAATGTTGGGGTAAAACCGGTGCAGGCGGCGCCGGGCACGGGTGTCCCCTCAGGAGGCGGGACACGGCCTCCTGGAGATGCAAATCCTCCGGGTCCAGCCGGTCCCCCGGAAGAAACAACCGCTCCGGGAGGAATTACTCCACCGGCGGAGAACAATCCACCCGAAGAGACAAGCCCGCCGGAAGAGACAAATCCGCCGGAAGATTCTCCTGAACAGGCTGAAGACACCTTCGAAAGGCCTGTTACGATACCGCCAAGACCATAA